The bacterium genome window below encodes:
- the recR gene encoding recombination mediator RecR, which produces MLSMPLLADLIEKLQWLPGIGRKSAQRIAFYLQKLEKAKVQELTDAIIRARTGLKECGICHNLAEKDPCDICVNPNRETDKICVVEQPSDVMVVERLSEYKGVYHVLHGVVSPINDVAPEDLRINSLIERVKKQHISEVIIATNPTTEGDVTALYIAKTLKSLGIKVTRIARGLPMGSDLDLADDTTVARALEGRSEI; this is translated from the coding sequence ATATTATCCATGCCCCTGCTTGCCGACCTGATCGAAAAACTCCAGTGGCTGCCCGGGATCGGTCGTAAATCCGCCCAGCGGATAGCCTTTTACCTGCAAAAACTTGAAAAGGCAAAAGTCCAGGAACTCACCGACGCCATTATCCGTGCCCGGACCGGCCTAAAAGAGTGCGGCATCTGTCACAACCTGGCAGAGAAGGATCCCTGTGATATCTGCGTGAACCCGAACCGTGAGACCGATAAGATCTGTGTGGTCGAGCAGCCATCAGATGTGATGGTCGTGGAGAGGCTAAGCGAATACAAGGGCGTTTACCATGTCCTGCACGGCGTTGTTTCGCCGATCAATGATGTCGCTCCTGAGGATTTGAGGATCAATTCACTGATCGAACGCGTCAAAAAACAACACATATCGGAAGTGATCATCGCAACTAACCCCACGACCGAAGGCGATGTGACAGCTTTGTATATTGCCAAGACTCTAAAATCCCTTGGTATCAAGGTGACGCGGATCGCCCGTGGTTTGCCCATGGGAAGCGATCTTGACCTGGCCGATGATACAACCGTTGCTCGGGCGCTTGAAGGCAGATCGGAAATATAG
- the fmt gene encoding methionyl-tRNA formyltransferase, whose translation MKTIFFGSTIFSQPVLQGVAGHCDVTGVVIVKPKPKGRGLKVTLPSVAEWATKQSIRVFDPEDPNDQSFIQEMKALKPDLFILSAYGHILNGDLLKVPRYGGINIHPSLLPKYRGAAPIQRAIMAGEEITGVTIFFMDEKIDHGEIIAQESLHIELTDTYGSLSERLSLLAVSMLPAVIKSIEQGTCHCIRQDEQSKIYAPKVQKEETVINWSDNTRTVFNLIRSLSPSPGAKTRFRDQDLTVIYAQPSDKRFAPAACHIVGKNIHVGTQDGSVILTEIKPENKKKISGLDFLNGFRVQEGEKLG comes from the coding sequence ATGAAAACTATATTCTTCGGGTCCACCATCTTCTCGCAGCCCGTTCTCCAGGGGGTCGCGGGGCATTGCGATGTCACTGGCGTCGTGATCGTCAAGCCGAAGCCAAAGGGTAGGGGATTAAAGGTGACCCTGCCATCGGTCGCGGAGTGGGCAACAAAGCAGTCGATACGGGTATTTGATCCCGAGGACCCGAACGACCAATCTTTCATCCAGGAGATGAAGGCGCTCAAGCCGGATCTGTTCATATTATCGGCATACGGTCATATCCTGAACGGTGATCTGCTGAAAGTGCCGCGCTACGGCGGCATCAATATCCACCCGTCATTGCTTCCCAAGTACCGGGGGGCAGCGCCCATCCAGCGTGCTATCATGGCGGGCGAGGAGATCACGGGAGTGACGATCTTTTTCATGGACGAAAAGATCGACCATGGCGAGATCATTGCGCAGGAATCATTGCACATTGAACTGACCGACACTTATGGTTCATTGTCCGAACGGCTGTCATTGCTGGCGGTTTCCATGCTGCCCGCGGTGATCAAGTCGATCGAACAGGGCACCTGCCACTGCATCCGGCAGGACGAGCAGTCCAAGATATACGCGCCTAAGGTCCAAAAAGAGGAGACCGTCATCAACTGGAGCGACAACACCAGGACGGTCTTCAATCTGATCCGGTCTTTGTCACCAAGCCCGGGCGCCAAAACAAGGTTCCGGGATCAGGACCTGACCGTGATCTACGCCCAACCTTCGGATAAAAGGTTTGCGCCGGCTGCGTGTCACATCGTGGGTAAAAATATCCACGTTGGAACTCAGGACGGCTCAGTGATATTGACCGAAATCAAACCGGAGAACAAGAAAAAGATCTCGGGATTGGATTTCCTTAATGGATTTCGAGTCCAGGAAGGAGAAAAACTGGGATGA
- the yajC gene encoding preprotein translocase subunit YajC, producing the protein MEFLFGQAAGQGQQTGSNPLVSLLPLVVIFVIFYFLLIMPQQRKQKQHQKLMNSLQKGDRVITSSGIYGVVANVKDHVISVVIADGVKVDFDKGHISGKIEAQKAEPTK; encoded by the coding sequence ATGGAATTTTTGTTTGGTCAAGCAGCGGGACAGGGACAGCAGACGGGTAGCAATCCACTGGTGAGCTTGCTACCGTTAGTTGTTATTTTCGTCATATTTTATTTCTTATTGATCATGCCCCAGCAGAGAAAGCAGAAACAGCATCAAAAGCTCATGAATTCACTTCAAAAGGGCGATCGGGTAATAACATCAAGCGGTATATACGGAGTGGTAGCCAATGTTAAGGATCATGTTATTTCTGTGGTTATCGCTGACGGCGTAAAGGTAGATTTTGACAAGGGGCACATTTCTGGCAAGATCGAAGCTCAAAAAGCCGAGCCGACAAAGTAG
- a CDS encoding DnaA/Hda family protein, giving the protein MKKVFSFENFYVYDGNRVAYLAAQKIVQFPGEIFNPLYVYSGTGLGKTHLLWALYTELNKKYPATFFTGKDFERYLDEARDHSSLLVVDDIYTIADKYQPIFLEVIDSYLTAGKQICFSGTIAPRDLNNFNHKLVSRLEGGLVCDIQPPKEMALVDIIKKKSTEMSIILPDEIALELAQLSAGSFRAIEGMVNRLVAYSSLGNLNVDLNSIRMILKDFYPKGLYSPVSSLLEELKKNATEVLQEVTEKIDMREEYRERIYIWEMKGFDTSLLKPLLDGDVTALASAYNDFIKKVERLIELQKIFGTVDTNENPDDAMRIESMLFSPGKISEIETLIEKMKRGAPIPPPVTATAPIVAVPGKVVVPPPAAPAIAEAAKPLRTFDTYIIGKSNKAVRDFYYDSIVTNPGTKFNPFIIIGGEGNGKTHLLEAICSDLLSRRIAAVLVDLEQAPSIMDSGLSNTEVLIIDNLTALWDFKPIMRRDWLDLLNDRIKGDKEIIMSSELATNDDRFTDEERMLFELGMEVVVNPPGLDIAEVYIRKSLPGTWAEQVIKTGLPDFERFSSLVDFVKSLSPEKPAPDLEPVGPAESVTTKGEAGSQPTEEVAAAVSEPSVSEPSADSLVNLGLPGEEPVPAAAELPEPGGIAGMVHDMVTEVSTAAAATPPAVVPAKPIVAEIQPDAASVQLKTVKEERLIIPEIPGELIEENY; this is encoded by the coding sequence ATGAAAAAGGTTTTTTCCTTTGAGAACTTCTATGTGTACGACGGTAACCGTGTCGCCTACCTCGCCGCCCAGAAGATCGTGCAGTTCCCGGGGGAGATCTTCAACCCGCTCTATGTTTACAGCGGTACCGGTTTGGGAAAGACCCACCTTTTATGGGCGCTTTATACCGAGCTTAACAAAAAGTATCCCGCGACATTTTTCACGGGCAAAGATTTTGAACGGTATCTCGATGAGGCGCGCGATCACAGCTCGCTGCTCGTCGTGGATGATATTTACACCATCGCGGACAAGTATCAACCGATATTTCTCGAGGTGATCGATTCCTATCTGACGGCTGGAAAGCAAATCTGTTTTTCCGGTACGATCGCGCCGCGCGATCTCAATAATTTCAATCACAAACTGGTGTCGAGACTGGAGGGCGGTTTGGTATGCGATATCCAGCCGCCCAAAGAAATGGCGCTGGTTGATATTATTAAAAAGAAGTCCACCGAAATGAGCATAATCCTGCCGGATGAAATCGCCCTGGAACTAGCGCAGCTTTCAGCCGGTTCTTTCCGCGCCATCGAAGGCATGGTCAACCGGCTGGTGGCATATTCCTCATTGGGGAATTTAAACGTTGACCTGAACAGTATTCGCATGATCCTCAAAGATTTCTATCCCAAGGGGTTGTACAGTCCTGTTTCCAGCTTGCTTGAAGAATTGAAAAAGAATGCCACCGAGGTGCTCCAGGAAGTCACGGAAAAGATCGATATGCGCGAGGAATACCGCGAAAGGATCTACATATGGGAAATGAAAGGATTTGACACTTCCTTGCTAAAACCGCTCCTGGATGGTGACGTCACGGCGCTCGCCTCGGCCTATAACGATTTTATCAAAAAGGTAGAACGGCTGATCGAGCTACAAAAAATATTCGGTACGGTCGACACCAATGAAAATCCGGATGACGCGATGAGGATCGAGTCCATGCTCTTCTCGCCCGGTAAGATCTCGGAGATCGAAACGCTGATCGAAAAGATGAAACGCGGAGCGCCGATCCCGCCACCGGTCACCGCGACAGCGCCGATAGTTGCGGTGCCGGGAAAAGTCGTCGTTCCTCCGCCTGCAGCGCCGGCGATCGCTGAGGCAGCCAAGCCGCTGCGGACTTTCGATACTTATATAATCGGCAAGAGCAACAAGGCAGTCCGTGATTTTTACTATGACAGCATCGTCACCAACCCGGGCACCAAATTCAACCCGTTTATTATCATCGGCGGCGAGGGTAATGGCAAGACCCATTTGTTGGAGGCAATATGCAGTGATCTTTTATCCCGTCGTATTGCAGCCGTATTGGTCGACCTCGAACAGGCGCCGTCAATAATGGACAGCGGATTAAGTAATACTGAAGTCCTGATCATCGACAACCTAACTGCACTCTGGGACTTCAAACCCATTATGCGGAGAGATTGGTTAGATCTCTTGAACGATCGTATCAAAGGGGACAAAGAAATCATTATGAGTTCGGAGCTGGCCACGAACGATGATCGATTTACGGACGAAGAAAGAATGCTGTTTGAACTGGGCATGGAAGTGGTGGTGAATCCACCCGGACTCGACATCGCCGAGGTTTATATCAGAAAGAGCCTGCCGGGTACCTGGGCTGAACAGGTTATCAAGACCGGTTTGCCGGATTTCGAGAGATTTTCATCGCTTGTCGATTTTGTGAAATCGCTGTCGCCGGAAAAGCCCGCCCCTGATTTGGAACCAGTCGGACCGGCAGAATCGGTAACGACAAAGGGCGAAGCGGGATCACAACCCACGGAGGAAGTGGCAGCTGCAGTCAGCGAGCCGTCGGTTTCTGAGCCTTCGGCGGATTCGCTCGTGAATCTCGGTTTGCCCGGTGAGGAACCGGTACCGGCTGCTGCTGAACTGCCGGAACCAGGGGGAATAGCCGGTATGGTGCATGACATGGTGACCGAAGTCAGTACGGCGGCAGCAGCGACACCGCCAGCCGTTGTCCCGGCCAAACCGATAGTCGCGGAAATTCAGCCCGATGCGGCTAGCGTGCAGTTGAAGACGGTTAAAGAGGAACGTCTTATCATCCCCGAGATCCCCGGCGAGCTGATCGAAGAGAATTATTGA
- the def gene encoding peptide deformylase: MIKTETLKIVRYPDEILRKIARPVDKITEEIFELSDQMTALMLEHDGLGLAATQVGVLVRLFIINTTPFEDKSMPMTVINPAVIDTDGIVDEEEGCLSFPKLYLHIPRARKVRISMQNLYNERLVFEAEDFLARAVLHEIEHLNGVLFIDHVKSEESAKVSEYVNNLRVSPASP, translated from the coding sequence ATGATCAAGACTGAAACGCTAAAGATCGTGCGTTATCCGGATGAAATTTTGAGAAAAATCGCACGACCGGTTGATAAGATCACTGAGGAAATATTCGAACTTAGCGATCAAATGACCGCGCTAATGCTGGAACATGACGGTTTAGGCCTGGCGGCTACTCAAGTCGGCGTTTTAGTCCGGCTTTTTATCATCAATACTACGCCCTTTGAAGACAAATCAATGCCGATGACCGTGATCAATCCGGCGGTGATCGATACGGATGGTATAGTAGACGAGGAAGAAGGCTGTCTGAGTTTCCCTAAATTGTACCTGCACATCCCGAGAGCCAGGAAGGTGCGGATCAGCATGCAAAATTTGTATAATGAACGGCTTGTCTTCGAAGCTGAGGATTTCCTGGCGCGAGCGGTTTTGCACGAGATCGAACACCTCAATGGCGTTTTGTTCATTGACCACGTCAAGTCTGAGGAATCGGCCAAGGTCTCTGAATATGTTAATAACTTGCGAGTATCGCCGGCATCTCCTTAG
- the rsmB gene encoding 16S rRNA (cytosine(967)-C(5))-methyltransferase RsmB, whose product MNAREVSLSALCEVDEGINLKDALGKIFEKDELTDDDRSLANEIAFGTLRHREEIDLIIRETFVGDFVNSDIVIKNILRVAVYQYLFLDRIPVYAIVNEAVNMGRTIKEKALINAVLRSIMRNKKVQSLREPKVWVFRKILEAYPVEGEKIIESFKNRPTPYIRINMYKYDVETVEKKLREVGLDLAPGNWYKEFRTASRLGTLINNPLMKRGLISIHDEAQGLVCHLVDPQPGDRIVDVCSAPGSKSTYMAEMMRNQGRIIAGEVSASRLRLVGENAERLGISIITSVLADGRRYRVNGMDKVLVDAPCTNSGVVAKRPEVKDRVNKKVVARLARLQYDLLVNAGTFLKPGGILVYSTCSILPRENEEVIEEFIKDYPEFEIEPAKEFVPVGDQYLKVLPGEYNTDGMFGARLRKKR is encoded by the coding sequence ATGAACGCACGCGAGGTCTCGCTCAGCGCATTATGCGAAGTCGATGAGGGGATAAACCTCAAGGATGCTCTGGGCAAAATATTCGAGAAAGATGAACTGACCGATGATGACCGGTCCCTTGCCAACGAAATAGCCTTCGGCACATTAAGGCATCGCGAGGAGATCGACCTGATCATCAGGGAAACCTTTGTGGGCGATTTCGTCAATTCTGACATCGTTATAAAGAACATCCTACGGGTCGCGGTTTACCAGTACCTGTTCTTAGACCGGATCCCGGTATATGCCATCGTCAATGAAGCCGTGAATATGGGCCGGACTATCAAGGAAAAGGCACTGATCAACGCTGTGCTGAGATCGATCATGCGCAACAAGAAGGTGCAATCCTTGAGAGAACCCAAGGTGTGGGTCTTCAGGAAGATCTTAGAGGCTTACCCGGTGGAGGGCGAAAAGATCATCGAATCGTTCAAGAACCGGCCCACGCCATATATCCGGATAAACATGTACAAATACGACGTGGAAACGGTCGAGAAGAAACTCAGGGAGGTCGGACTAGACCTGGCACCGGGCAACTGGTATAAAGAATTCCGGACCGCCAGCAGGTTGGGAACATTGATCAACAATCCCCTGATGAAACGGGGGTTGATATCGATCCATGACGAAGCGCAGGGATTGGTATGCCATCTCGTTGACCCCCAGCCCGGCGACAGGATTGTTGACGTCTGTTCGGCGCCGGGCAGCAAATCCACCTATATGGCGGAAATGATGCGTAATCAAGGTCGGATCATTGCCGGGGAAGTATCGGCATCGCGGCTGCGTCTCGTTGGGGAAAACGCGGAGCGTCTCGGCATCTCGATCATCACGTCGGTTCTGGCTGATGGACGCCGGTATCGGGTCAACGGTATGGATAAAGTCCTCGTTGATGCGCCCTGCACAAATTCCGGCGTGGTGGCAAAGAGACCGGAAGTAAAGGACCGGGTCAACAAAAAGGTCGTTGCCCGGCTGGCCCGGCTCCAGTACGACCTGTTGGTAAATGCGGGTACTTTTCTGAAGCCAGGGGGGATCCTGGTTTATTCCACGTGCAGCATATTGCCTCGGGAGAACGAGGAAGTCATCGAGGAATTCATCAAGGATTATCCGGAATTCGAGATTGAACCGGCCAAAGAATTCGTGCCCGTGGGCGACCAATATCTTAAAGTCCTGCCGGGCGAGTATAACACTGACGGCATGTTCGGCGCGCGCTTAAGAAAAAAACGATAA